In Aerococcus loyolae, a genomic segment contains:
- a CDS encoding P-II family nitrogen regulator codes for MNKEPVLFLAIVKEGMASRLLKRAKQAGASGGTIIRAYGTVQSNLLRSLGLQGTEREIFLTIVPKEKGADIHAHLEDVLKLKKKGTGVLFSFDVSSYLGNQNHSYLFNEADQKNKDQLLVTIVQRDLADQVVDAARDEGAKGATILHGRGSGAHEKSTIFSIQIEPEKEIVWMVLPANKMKQVTDNISKTMKITEPGHGLIFSLPISSVSGLIGQGKKA; via the coding sequence GTGAATAAAGAACCGGTTTTATTTTTAGCTATTGTTAAAGAAGGTATGGCTAGCCGTTTATTGAAGCGTGCCAAACAAGCTGGTGCATCAGGTGGAACGATTATTAGAGCCTATGGGACTGTTCAAAGCAACTTATTGCGGTCCTTGGGTTTACAAGGAACTGAACGTGAAATCTTTTTAACCATTGTTCCAAAAGAAAAAGGAGCGGATATTCATGCCCATTTAGAAGATGTCTTAAAATTAAAGAAAAAAGGGACAGGGGTCCTATTTTCTTTTGATGTGTCTTCGTATTTAGGCAATCAAAATCATAGCTACCTCTTTAATGAGGCAGACCAAAAAAACAAAGACCAGCTCCTGGTAACCATAGTACAAAGAGATTTAGCTGATCAAGTGGTTGATGCTGCCCGTGACGAAGGGGCTAAGGGAGCGACGATTTTACATGGTCGTGGAAGTGGCGCCCATGAAAAATCCACCATTTTTTCCATTCAAATTGAACCCGAAAAAGAAATTGTTTGGATGGTTCTTCCCGCCAATAAAATGAAACAGGTGACAGATAACATTTCAAAGACAATGAAAATTACGGAGCCGGGCCATGGTCTAATTTTTTCCTTGCCGATCTCAAGTGTCAGCGGCTTGATAGGTCAGGGTAAAAAAGCCTAG
- the nusA gene encoding transcription termination factor NusA, with product MSKQLIQAFEMLEQEKGISKDTIIDAVQSALVFAYKRNFDQAQNVEVVFDDKKGSFHVYSVKEVVETVMDSNLEVSLEDALEINRGYEIGDKIRFEVTPEDFGRIAAQTAKQVITQRLREAERAIIYEEFIDYEDDLLTGTVERQDRRYIYVNLGKIEAVLTPEGQIPGEYFQPHDRIQVYVERVENTTKGPQIYVSRTHPNMLKRLFEQEVPEIYDGTVEIRAIAREAGDRSKLAVYSNDPNVDSVGTCVGPRGSRVQTVVNELKGENMDIIEWNEDPAVLIANALNPADVLAVHFVPNEQACVVVVPDNHLSLAIGKRGQNARLAAKLTGYKIDIKSETEYEDYQNSEEYQEKFLQDQNLETENEEVESLLNDVNAEEEVMSDPAALATESLVSEETDPLLSEVSADDQAGFENYDEENIHPDDMEEIVSDVEESDEVTYDELLDESQDLEKE from the coding sequence ATGAGTAAACAACTAATTCAAGCCTTTGAAATGTTAGAACAAGAAAAAGGTATATCAAAGGATACCATTATAGATGCTGTGCAATCAGCATTGGTCTTTGCCTACAAGCGAAATTTTGACCAGGCACAAAATGTCGAAGTTGTTTTTGATGATAAAAAAGGGAGTTTCCACGTTTATTCTGTAAAAGAAGTGGTGGAAACCGTGATGGACTCTAATTTAGAAGTATCCCTAGAGGATGCTTTGGAAATCAATCGTGGTTACGAAATTGGCGATAAAATTCGCTTTGAAGTCACACCAGAAGACTTTGGGCGTATCGCAGCACAAACTGCTAAGCAGGTCATCACCCAACGTTTACGTGAAGCAGAACGTGCAATCATTTATGAAGAATTTATCGATTATGAAGATGACTTGTTAACTGGAACAGTGGAAAGACAAGATCGACGCTATATCTATGTGAATTTAGGTAAAATTGAGGCAGTTTTAACCCCTGAGGGACAAATCCCTGGAGAATATTTCCAACCTCATGACCGTATCCAAGTTTATGTGGAAAGAGTTGAAAACACCACAAAAGGTCCTCAAATTTACGTGAGTCGTACCCATCCTAATATGCTAAAACGCTTATTTGAACAGGAAGTTCCTGAAATCTATGATGGGACCGTTGAAATTCGCGCAATAGCTAGAGAAGCTGGCGATCGGTCCAAGTTAGCTGTCTATTCCAATGACCCTAATGTGGATTCAGTGGGGACCTGTGTGGGGCCTAGAGGTAGCCGGGTGCAAACAGTGGTTAATGAACTAAAGGGTGAAAATATGGATATTATCGAATGGAATGAGGATCCTGCGGTTCTTATTGCCAATGCTTTAAATCCAGCTGATGTTCTCGCTGTTCACTTTGTGCCTAATGAACAGGCTTGTGTAGTCGTTGTTCCAGATAATCATTTGTCTTTAGCCATCGGTAAGCGAGGGCAAAACGCACGACTAGCAGCGAAGTTAACGGGTTATAAGATTGATATTAAGTCTGAAACAGAATATGAAGACTATCAAAATTCTGAAGAATACCAAGAAAAATTTTTACAAGATCAAAATCTTGAAACTGAGAATGAAGAAGTCGAAAGCCTCTTAAATGATGTCAATGCAGAGGAAGAAGTTATGAGTGATCCGGCTGCTCTAGCTACTGAATCTCTTGTTAGCGAGGAAACTGATCCTTTATTATCAGAAGTCTCTGCAGATGACCAAGCTGGTTTCGAAAATTATGATGAAGAAAATATCCATCCTGATGATATGGAAGAAATTGTTTCAGATGTTGAAGAATCCGATGAAGTGACTTACGATGAATTGTTGGATGAAAGTCAAGATCTCGAAAAAGAATAG
- a CDS encoding PolC-type DNA polymerase III, with amino-acid sequence MLSNEEMFQTLLRQMHWQSDDENIKQGSIEEVIVHQVSRCYQFNIRFPERLPFSTYQLFYAQLTNTFQAIAKVKLKVIISQVSTASDQEVSAYWPVILECLNLSDGMAQQVLYANPPKINQGKMFLYVENDPIREYVETNYVQAILDCYQRHGFDKLSLKVIVDQDKANERQEQYQSRRQVLEKEEQEKAKLVQERSEQVPSNIKQVKSPDQIRIGRSIPSDQVQMMKSYTEEQRRAVMEGVVFDVEIRELRTGRCILVLKMSDYTSAFIVQKFSNSDADIAIFNSIKTGMWLRVRGDIQMDDRFARDLVVNARDLEAIEKEPRQDTMPEDQKRVELHLHTNMSALDATNSVTDFVKQAAAWGHKAIAVTDHGNVQAFPEASQAAKDTGLKLIYGMEAYVVDDGVPIAYNPGHVDLENATYVIFDVETTGLSAVYNTIIEIGAVKMHKGNVVGEFSEFLNPGHHLSSFTTELTGITDSMVANARPEPEVMQDFLDFCQGTILVAHNASFDVGFIDAAYQRNGLPTIENPVIDTLELARYLYPHLKSFRLNTLSKHFNVSLEHHHRAIYDATSTGALAWIFVKEAKESHDMVYHDQLNRDIGQGDAYKKGRPFHATILAKNQKGLKDLFKLVSASNVEYFHRVPRIPRSLLKEHREHLLIGSACSEGEVFTAAMQKGKETAKKFAEFYDYLEIQPKASYEPLLRNQDIINNEALEIIINDLVDIGDELGIPVVATGDAHYLNPEDKIYREILINSIKSNRSKYFPRAHFRTTKEMLDDFAFLGEEKALELVVTNSNAIADSIEFVEPIHDKLYTPHIDGAEESIRNDAFTKAHEIYGDNLPELIEERLERELDSIIGNGFAVIYYIAQKLVWKSNEDGYIVGSRGSVGSSFAATMLGITEVNPLPPHYVCLNCHYSHFYTHGEIGSGFDLEDKDCPECGQPLSKDGHDIPFETFLGFNGDKVPDIDLNFSGEYQAQAHNYTKVLFGEDHVYKAGTISTVADKTAFGYVLGYDRDHNLNLRQTEKDFLAKGATGVKRTTGQHPGGIIVIPENMDVYDFTPIQYPADEQTADWRTTHFDFHSIHDNVLKLDCLGHDDPTVIRKLQDLSGIEPTDIPMDDPEVYKLFNGTDSLGVSPDQIFSKTGTLGIPEFGTPFVRQMLEATHPSTFAELLQISGLSHGTDVWLGNAETLVSEKGMELKDVIGCRDDIMMDLIHMGVPKSDSFQIMEKVRKGKGLSPEHQAIMKEHEVPEWYMDSCQKIKYMFPKAHAAAYVINALRVAWFKVHHPIWYYCAYLSVRAEDFDLKAMAGGLESNKDRLKEIKAKGNDASAKEKALQIVLELVNEMWERGLKFKMVDLEKSDAKDFVIEGDDTLIAPFRAVSGLGVSVAQQVVKAREESPFLSKEDLKIRGKVSQSVIDHLDECNALNGLPEENQLSLFDF; translated from the coding sequence ATGCTTTCTAACGAAGAGATGTTTCAAACTTTACTTAGGCAAATGCATTGGCAGAGTGATGATGAAAATATTAAGCAGGGGTCTATTGAAGAGGTGATTGTCCACCAAGTCTCTCGCTGTTATCAATTCAATATTCGTTTCCCAGAACGCTTACCTTTTTCTACTTATCAACTTTTTTATGCCCAACTGACCAATACTTTTCAAGCCATAGCTAAAGTAAAATTGAAAGTTATTATTAGTCAAGTAAGTACAGCTAGTGACCAAGAAGTGAGTGCTTATTGGCCAGTGATTTTGGAATGCTTGAATTTGTCAGATGGCATGGCTCAACAAGTTTTATATGCTAATCCTCCTAAAATTAACCAGGGGAAGATGTTCCTTTATGTAGAAAATGACCCCATTCGCGAATATGTTGAAACTAACTACGTTCAGGCGATCCTGGACTGCTATCAGCGCCACGGTTTTGATAAGTTAAGTCTTAAGGTTATTGTTGACCAAGACAAGGCGAATGAGCGGCAAGAGCAATACCAGTCTAGACGTCAAGTGCTAGAGAAGGAAGAACAAGAAAAAGCCAAGCTTGTCCAGGAGCGTAGTGAGCAAGTCCCTTCTAATATTAAGCAAGTTAAATCTCCAGATCAAATTCGAATCGGTCGGTCTATTCCTAGTGACCAAGTTCAAATGATGAAAAGCTATACTGAAGAGCAGCGTCGTGCGGTAATGGAGGGAGTCGTTTTTGATGTTGAGATACGGGAGTTAAGAACCGGGCGCTGCATCCTTGTCTTAAAAATGTCAGATTATACCTCGGCCTTTATTGTACAAAAATTCTCTAACAGTGACGCTGATATTGCCATCTTTAACAGTATCAAAACAGGTATGTGGCTACGTGTTCGTGGGGATATCCAAATGGATGACCGCTTTGCTAGAGACCTTGTCGTTAACGCACGTGACCTGGAAGCCATTGAAAAAGAACCACGTCAAGATACCATGCCGGAAGATCAAAAACGGGTAGAGCTTCATCTACACACGAATATGAGTGCCTTGGATGCCACGAATTCTGTGACTGACTTTGTCAAACAGGCGGCCGCATGGGGGCATAAAGCCATCGCTGTTACTGATCACGGTAATGTTCAGGCTTTCCCTGAAGCTAGTCAAGCAGCTAAAGACACCGGGCTCAAGCTGATTTATGGTATGGAAGCCTATGTCGTTGATGATGGAGTTCCCATTGCCTATAATCCAGGTCACGTTGACTTAGAAAATGCGACTTATGTGATTTTTGACGTGGAGACCACCGGTTTATCGGCAGTTTATAACACGATCATTGAAATTGGTGCGGTAAAAATGCATAAAGGAAATGTGGTCGGAGAATTTTCTGAGTTCTTAAATCCAGGCCATCACTTATCTAGTTTTACCACCGAATTGACAGGCATTACCGACAGTATGGTAGCTAATGCTCGTCCTGAACCCGAAGTGATGCAGGATTTCTTGGATTTCTGTCAAGGAACGATTTTAGTCGCTCATAATGCCAGCTTTGACGTTGGCTTTATTGATGCAGCCTATCAAAGAAACGGCTTACCTACCATAGAAAACCCAGTGATTGATACCTTGGAATTAGCTCGCTACCTTTATCCACATTTGAAATCCTTTCGTTTAAACACCTTGTCCAAGCATTTTAACGTCTCTCTAGAGCACCACCACCGAGCGATTTACGACGCGACTTCAACGGGTGCTTTGGCGTGGATTTTTGTTAAAGAAGCCAAAGAATCTCATGATATGGTTTACCATGATCAGTTGAACCGTGATATAGGTCAAGGAGACGCCTATAAAAAGGGACGTCCTTTCCATGCGACCATCTTAGCCAAAAATCAAAAGGGACTTAAGGACTTATTTAAATTAGTGAGTGCATCCAATGTTGAGTATTTTCATCGGGTGCCGCGAATTCCTCGCTCGCTCTTAAAGGAACACCGTGAGCATCTATTGATTGGTTCCGCTTGTTCAGAAGGAGAAGTCTTTACCGCTGCCATGCAAAAAGGTAAGGAAACCGCTAAGAAATTTGCTGAGTTTTACGATTACCTCGAAATTCAACCCAAAGCTTCTTATGAACCTCTCTTACGTAATCAAGATATTATCAATAATGAGGCTTTAGAAATTATCATTAACGATTTAGTGGATATTGGTGATGAACTTGGTATTCCAGTGGTAGCGACAGGAGATGCGCATTATCTTAACCCCGAAGATAAGATTTACCGGGAAATTTTGATCAATTCGATAAAATCTAACCGCTCTAAATATTTTCCTAGAGCCCATTTTAGGACGACCAAAGAAATGCTGGATGATTTTGCCTTTTTGGGTGAAGAGAAAGCCTTAGAATTAGTAGTCACTAATTCTAATGCCATAGCTGATTCCATTGAATTTGTAGAACCTATTCACGATAAGTTGTATACTCCCCATATCGATGGTGCTGAAGAGTCCATTCGTAATGATGCTTTTACTAAGGCTCATGAAATTTATGGGGATAACTTGCCTGAACTGATTGAAGAAAGATTAGAACGGGAATTGGACAGTATTATTGGTAATGGCTTTGCGGTGATCTATTACATTGCCCAAAAATTAGTGTGGAAGTCGAATGAGGATGGCTATATTGTTGGGTCTCGGGGCTCAGTGGGCTCTTCTTTTGCAGCTACCATGTTAGGTATCACTGAAGTTAATCCCCTCCCACCACACTATGTATGTCTGAACTGCCATTACAGCCATTTCTATACCCATGGCGAAATTGGATCTGGTTTTGACTTAGAAGATAAGGATTGTCCCGAATGTGGCCAGCCCTTATCTAAGGATGGGCATGATATTCCTTTTGAAACTTTCTTAGGTTTTAATGGAGACAAGGTACCTGATATCGACCTTAACTTCTCCGGAGAATATCAAGCTCAAGCCCACAACTATACTAAGGTTCTTTTTGGGGAGGACCACGTTTATAAAGCGGGAACCATCTCTACTGTTGCGGATAAGACCGCTTTTGGTTATGTTTTAGGTTATGACCGAGACCATAATTTAAACTTAAGGCAAACGGAAAAGGATTTTCTCGCCAAAGGGGCTACCGGGGTAAAACGGACAACTGGGCAACACCCCGGGGGGATTATCGTTATTCCAGAAAACATGGATGTTTATGATTTTACCCCGATCCAATATCCTGCTGATGAGCAAACTGCTGATTGGCGGACCACCCACTTTGATTTTCATTCCATCCATGACAATGTTTTGAAATTAGACTGTCTGGGTCATGATGATCCTACGGTTATTCGTAAATTACAAGATCTCTCGGGGATTGAGCCGACAGATATACCAATGGACGATCCCGAAGTCTATAAACTATTTAATGGAACTGACTCCCTTGGGGTATCTCCAGATCAAATCTTTTCCAAAACCGGGACCCTGGGTATTCCTGAATTTGGAACGCCTTTCGTTAGACAGATGCTAGAAGCAACTCACCCCAGCACTTTTGCCGAATTACTACAAATTTCAGGTCTATCTCATGGTACTGATGTTTGGTTGGGTAATGCAGAAACCTTGGTTAGTGAGAAGGGCATGGAATTAAAGGATGTTATTGGTTGTCGGGACGACATTATGATGGATTTGATTCATATGGGGGTTCCTAAGAGCGATTCCTTCCAAATTATGGAAAAGGTAAGAAAAGGGAAAGGTCTATCTCCTGAACATCAAGCGATCATGAAAGAGCATGAAGTGCCAGAGTGGTACATGGATTCCTGCCAAAAAATTAAGTATATGTTCCCTAAAGCCCATGCGGCTGCTTATGTGATTAACGCCTTGCGAGTAGCTTGGTTCAAAGTACACCATCCTATCTGGTACTATTGTGCCTATCTCAGTGTCAGAGCTGAAGATTTTGATTTGAAAGCCATGGCAGGAGGGTTAGAATCGAACAAGGACCGTCTTAAAGAGATAAAGGCTAAGGGTAATGATGCCAGTGCCAAAGAAAAGGCCCTACAAATTGTGCTAGAATTAGTCAATGAAATGTGGGAGCGTGGTTTGAAATTTAAGATGGTTGATTTAGAGAAATCGGATGCCAAAGACTTCGTTATCGAAGGAGATGATACCTTAATTGCGCCATTCCGTGCCGTTTCGGGACTAGGTGTTAGCGTGGCTCAGCAAGTCGTTAAAGCTAGAGAAGAGTCTCCATTCTTATCAAAAGAAGATCTGAAGATCCGTGGTAAGGTCAGCCAATCAGTTATCGATCATTTAGATGAGTGCAATGCATTGAACGGCTTACCGGAAGAAAATCAATTATCACTGTTTGATTTTTAA
- a CDS encoding P-II family nitrogen regulator: protein MQEMIITIVDHKYGRDVIKTAREAGAVGATVVKGRGAGYKDYEAAFDVTIEEEKDIVLMVVDSEKVSAISQAIVEKMNLRSPNSGITFSLPVNNTTGLLREIE, encoded by the coding sequence ATGCAAGAAATGATTATTACCATTGTTGACCATAAATATGGTCGCGATGTGATCAAAACTGCTCGAGAAGCGGGAGCTGTTGGCGCTACTGTCGTTAAAGGACGTGGAGCGGGTTACAAAGATTATGAAGCCGCTTTTGATGTCACTATCGAAGAAGAGAAAGATATTGTCTTAATGGTAGTAGATAGTGAAAAGGTAAGTGCCATTTCTCAGGCTATTGTTGAAAAAATGAACCTGAGATCACCAAATTCGGGAATTACCTTTTCCCTACCTGTCAATAATACGACCGGTTTACTGCGTGAAATTGAATAA
- the rnpM gene encoding RNase P modulator RnpM, with translation MKKRKIPMRRCVVSNQQFPKKELIRVVRTPEGEVAIDPSGKMNGRGAYVATDPDLVQKAWDKHILDKHLEVSIDDAFYSELKDYADHMKARKELYGNE, from the coding sequence ATGAAAAAGCGCAAAATACCGATGCGTCGGTGTGTTGTGTCTAATCAGCAATTTCCAAAAAAAGAGTTAATTCGGGTTGTCCGTACACCAGAGGGCGAAGTCGCTATTGACCCGAGTGGGAAAATGAATGGACGAGGTGCCTATGTAGCTACTGACCCTGACTTAGTTCAAAAGGCATGGGATAAGCACATTTTAGACAAGCACTTGGAAGTTAGCATTGATGACGCTTTTTATAGTGAATTAAAGGATTACGCCGACCATATGAAAGCTAGAAAAGAGCTATATGGCAATGAATAA
- a CDS encoding L7Ae/L30e/S12e/Gadd45 family ribosomal protein gives MNKRLNLLGLAQVAGGLISGESSVIEAVQNGKALYVIAATDLSERSLKTIKNKCDFYQVPLSLEFTQTEISQALGKKRSICAFTNQGFAKKFNRLCFK, from the coding sequence ATGAATAAGCGCTTAAATCTTTTAGGACTTGCCCAGGTTGCAGGCGGCTTGATCAGTGGAGAAAGCAGTGTTATTGAAGCCGTTCAAAACGGTAAGGCACTTTACGTCATCGCAGCGACAGATTTAAGTGAGCGTTCATTAAAAACCATTAAAAACAAATGTGATTTTTACCAAGTTCCCTTGAGTTTAGAATTTACCCAAACAGAGATAAGTCAAGCCCTCGGTAAGAAGCGGTCAATTTGCGCTTTTACCAACCAAGGCTTTGCTAAAAAATTTAATAGATTGTGTTTCAAGTGA
- the rimP gene encoding ribosome maturation factor RimP → MAKVTDQVKALIEADINEMGYQLFDITFSKEGKDWYLRIYIDNNDGITIADCVKASEKISEILDNVEDDPIPQAYYLEVSSPGAERPLNNDNAIQQAIGKWVHLNFYHEIDGSKFVEGRLLEASEQYFTLEVKDKTRRLVQDFPRKSVSLIRLAIEF, encoded by the coding sequence ATGGCTAAAGTTACTGACCAAGTGAAAGCATTAATTGAAGCTGATATTAATGAAATGGGATATCAATTATTTGATATTACTTTTTCCAAAGAGGGTAAGGATTGGTATTTACGCATCTATATAGATAATAATGACGGTATAACGATCGCTGATTGTGTAAAAGCAAGTGAAAAGATTTCTGAAATCTTAGACAATGTCGAAGATGACCCTATTCCCCAAGCTTACTACCTAGAAGTGTCTTCTCCTGGAGCGGAACGTCCTTTAAATAATGATAATGCCATCCAACAAGCAATTGGTAAATGGGTTCATTTAAATTTCTATCATGAAATTGATGGTAGCAAATTTGTTGAAGGACGCCTTTTAGAAGCTAGTGAACAATACTTTACTTTAGAAGTAAAAGATAAGACCCGACGTTTAGTTCAAGACTTTCCGCGTAAAAGCGTGTCTTTAATTCGTTTGGCAATAGAATTTTAA
- a CDS encoding DUF1538 domain-containing protein has product MDVLIDSFKETAYSVLPVVAIVLVLSFFVVDVPANMLLAFIIGAILLMLGLTIFLTGIDVGMTPIGNHLGHYVAGNGSVKVIAVISFIIGFAVTIAEPDLLILGLQIQEATSGALSQQLVVLSVSIGVGIMIAFGVFRLLKRIALKHFFALVYGVILILAIFSEDSNIAMGFDASGATTGALTTPFILALSGSLAQRMGGKDAEDNAFGLVGAMSTGPILATLLLILLSQSNIQPAESVVEPTQNVFYAIVSSFLPTLVESIVALIPIVLLFIYMNWKHFQLDKEELMDIFKGIIYTVIGLTIFLVGVHEGFMDMGKFLGQAMAERGNLWLIITGFILGLVVVLAEPAVHVLGDQVEDVTGGYIPNKILMIALSIGVALAVGLSMLRISSDQLMVWHFLLPGFALAILLSYQVPNLFTGIAFDAGGVASGPMTATFILAFAQGAADYLPNANALDAFGVIAFVAMIPVIMVELLGLIFKIQTKTSD; this is encoded by the coding sequence ATGGATGTTTTAATTGATAGTTTTAAAGAAACAGCTTACTCGGTATTACCTGTGGTGGCTATAGTATTAGTGCTATCATTTTTTGTGGTTGATGTGCCAGCTAATATGTTGCTCGCTTTTATTATCGGGGCGATTTTACTCATGTTAGGGCTGACGATTTTTTTAACTGGTATTGATGTGGGGATGACCCCAATTGGCAATCACTTAGGTCACTATGTTGCCGGGAATGGTTCGGTGAAGGTTATTGCAGTGATTAGTTTTATTATTGGTTTTGCAGTGACTATTGCTGAACCAGACTTATTGATACTGGGGCTACAAATTCAAGAGGCGACCTCAGGAGCCTTGAGCCAGCAATTAGTCGTCTTATCAGTCTCTATCGGTGTGGGGATCATGATTGCATTTGGAGTATTTCGACTCTTGAAACGAATTGCTTTAAAGCATTTCTTTGCACTTGTTTACGGGGTTATACTAATATTAGCTATTTTTTCTGAAGACTCTAACATTGCCATGGGATTTGATGCTTCTGGGGCAACAACAGGAGCATTAACCACTCCCTTTATTTTAGCCTTGTCAGGTTCCCTTGCCCAAAGAATGGGTGGGAAAGATGCCGAAGATAATGCCTTTGGTCTAGTCGGAGCCATGAGTACTGGACCGATCTTAGCGACACTTTTACTGATTCTATTATCGCAAAGTAATATTCAGCCGGCTGAATCGGTGGTTGAACCGACACAAAATGTGTTTTATGCCATTGTATCTAGTTTTCTACCGACTCTAGTTGAATCGATTGTTGCCCTTATCCCGATTGTTCTCTTGTTTATCTATATGAACTGGAAACATTTCCAACTTGATAAAGAAGAGTTGATGGATATTTTTAAAGGAATTATTTATACGGTGATTGGTTTAACTATTTTCCTAGTTGGTGTCCATGAAGGTTTCATGGATATGGGGAAATTTCTTGGCCAAGCCATGGCTGAAAGAGGAAATCTTTGGTTAATTATTACTGGATTTATTCTCGGCTTAGTTGTCGTTCTCGCTGAGCCAGCTGTCCATGTCTTGGGAGACCAAGTCGAGGATGTTACGGGTGGATATATTCCTAATAAAATCCTTATGATTGCACTATCTATAGGGGTGGCTCTAGCAGTTGGTTTGTCCATGTTACGGATTTCCAGTGACCAGTTAATGGTCTGGCATTTCCTCTTACCTGGTTTTGCCTTGGCAATTCTCTTGTCTTACCAAGTCCCTAATCTATTTACTGGGATTGCCTTTGATGCTGGTGGGGTAGCCTCTGGTCCGATGACAGCTACTTTTATTTTAGCCTTTGCCCAAGGAGCAGCTGACTATCTCCCCAATGCAAATGCCTTAGATGCTTTTGGTGTGATTGCTTTTGTTGCTATGATTCCAGTGATCATGGTAGAATTACTCGGATTAATATTTAAGATTCAAACAAAGACAAGTGATTAA